CTCGAACCCGCAGCCACGCCTCGAATGAGTGTTAGATATATGGAATGAACATACCAGTAGTGAGGTTTGCAGGCACAACGTCTATTTCTGTTCGTGGGTCCACTTGGCTTAGATGAGTCTGTACAAGAGACTGAAGCAGGGGATTCAGAACATATGGGCACAGTCACCTCATCAGCGGATGTCAAGGGCGCTCATCAAGACGCTCCTATATCGGACACTCATGGTGGTCATCACTATCTCTGTCGCGTTCTTTTTTACTGGGAATACCGGTGATGCCCTCAGTATCGGCCTTGTCTCAAACGTCATCAAGACAGGGACCTACTATGGGTACGAGCGGCTGTGGGATAGAGTCTCGTGGGGAGTAGCGACTACTGATTGATAGGCAAGTCTACTGAGCAATTGGTCCAGAATCTATGATAGACACAGGGCTCTCCCGAGGTCAAGATTCAATCTACTACCTGAACGTCCAGCCGTTGGGCTATTGTGATCGCGGTGGACTCCGTTCGACCGTACTCGTGGATGTGTCCCCTGAGCGCCCCAGCCAGCAAGCTGAGCCAGAGCGTCGTCGTGGACGCAGTATACCCGAAATCGCTACCCAAATCGGTGCCACTATTGGCAGCCAGAGCAACTCCGACAGCGGCCCGGCGGACCCGACAGCCAACAGTTGAAGCGGCAATACGACCACCACGTTGAGTAGGGCGCTCGCGGGGTACATCAAGACCATCGCCGTGAGCCCGGCTAGAACGCCACGCCACACGCGAAGTCGCGGGACTCGCCAGACGACGAATCCAGCGAGGA
This portion of the Halosegnis longus genome encodes:
- a CDS encoding DUF2061 domain-containing protein, translated to MSLYKRLKQGIQNIWAQSPHQRMSRALIKTLLYRTLMVVITISVAFFFTGNTGDALSIGLVSNVIKTGTYYGYERLWDRVSWGVATTD